From Nitrospira sp. SG-bin1, the proteins below share one genomic window:
- a CDS encoding 4-hydroxy-3-methylbut-2-en-1-yl diphosphate synthase — MHIARRKTRQISVGKMKIGGDAPVSVQSMCSTDTRDVAATVAQIHQLEAAGCELIRVAVPDDEAAQVLPQIKAAMTVPLIADIHFDHRLALKAAQVVDCVRINPGNIGAWWKVEEVIKAVNERGIPLRIGVNGGSLERPLLEKYGWPSPEALAESALNAVHALEDVGFTDMKVSLKASDVHHAIDAYWLFAHQSDYPLHIGITEAGTTMTGAVKSSIGLGYLLSQGIGDTLRVSLAADPVDEVKVGFEILKSLELRHRGINVIACPTCGRVEIDVVRMANELEKKLSHIKTPLNVSVLGCVVNGIGEGKEADIGIAGGEGKGILFKKGKLVRKVPMEELMDTLIEEVELLAKEKEAEGNGEVIEPAPSHEWESLEPRSDHPSTLGRKIPVLPHR, encoded by the coding sequence ATGCATATAGCCAGACGAAAAACCCGACAGATATCGGTCGGAAAGATGAAGATCGGCGGCGACGCGCCGGTATCCGTGCAATCCATGTGCTCGACGGATACGCGTGACGTGGCCGCAACGGTCGCGCAGATTCACCAGCTTGAGGCCGCGGGTTGCGAGCTCATTCGCGTGGCCGTTCCCGACGACGAAGCCGCTCAGGTCCTTCCGCAAATCAAAGCGGCCATGACGGTGCCGTTGATCGCGGACATTCACTTTGATCATCGTCTTGCGTTGAAGGCCGCACAAGTCGTCGATTGCGTCCGGATCAATCCCGGCAATATCGGCGCGTGGTGGAAAGTGGAAGAAGTCATCAAGGCGGTCAATGAAAGAGGGATTCCGCTTCGAATCGGCGTCAACGGAGGATCACTCGAACGGCCGTTATTGGAGAAATACGGATGGCCTTCGCCCGAGGCGCTGGCCGAGTCCGCGCTCAATGCCGTGCACGCACTGGAAGACGTGGGCTTTACCGATATGAAGGTTTCCCTGAAAGCCTCGGATGTCCATCATGCCATCGATGCCTATTGGCTCTTCGCCCATCAGTCCGACTATCCTCTTCACATCGGGATTACAGAAGCAGGGACGACCATGACGGGCGCGGTGAAATCCTCGATTGGCCTTGGCTACTTGTTGTCACAAGGTATTGGCGACACATTGCGCGTGTCATTGGCTGCCGACCCAGTCGACGAAGTGAAAGTCGGGTTCGAGATCCTCAAGTCCCTCGAGTTGCGTCACCGGGGCATTAACGTGATCGCATGCCCGACGTGTGGACGCGTGGAGATCGATGTTGTCAGGATGGCGAACGAGTTGGAAAAGAAATTAAGTCACATCAAGACGCCATTAAACGTGTCGGTCCTCGGGTGTGTCGTGAATGGAATCGGGGAAGGCAAAGAAGCCGACATCGGGATTGCCGGCGGCGAAGGGAAAGGCATCTTGTTCAAAAAAGGAAAATTGGTCCGCAAGGTTCCGATGGAAGAATTGATGGATACACTGATTGAGGAAGTCGAACTGCTTGCCAAAGAAAAAGAAGCGGAAGGAAACGGCGAGGTGATCGAACCTGCTCCCTCACACGAGTGGGAATCGCTGGAACCCCGATCGGATCATCCTTCAACGCTGGGCAGAAAAATACCGGTCTTGCCTCACCGGTAA
- a CDS encoding hopanoid biosynthesis associated radical SAM protein HpnH, with protein MAVPISQMYTVATYVLSQKLRGVKRYPLVLMLEPLFRCNLACAGCGKIQYPDHILDKRLTPEQCWAAAEECGAPMVSIPGGEPLIHPEIAKIVQGLVDRKKYIYLCTNAILLERKLDEFKPSKYLTFSVHMDGLKDEHDLAVCRDGVYDVAVKAIKAAVKRGHRVTTNTTLFDDAHPERIRKFFDEMMGLGVEGMTISPGYSYQKAPDQQHFLKRARTQELFSKILARPKPGWQFNQSPLFLDFLMGRRQYQCTPWGNPTYNVFGWQKPCYLLQEGYARTFRELMELTEWERYGTGRNEKCADCMVHCGYEASAVEDTFSTVSGFARTAKLTLLPTSR; from the coding sequence ATGGCTGTTCCGATTTCCCAGATGTATACAGTGGCGACGTATGTGCTCTCCCAGAAGTTGCGGGGAGTGAAGCGGTATCCGCTGGTGCTCATGCTCGAACCGCTCTTCCGCTGCAACCTGGCCTGCGCCGGCTGCGGAAAGATTCAGTATCCCGACCATATCCTCGACAAGCGGTTGACGCCTGAACAGTGCTGGGCGGCGGCGGAAGAATGCGGAGCACCCATGGTGAGCATTCCGGGAGGAGAACCGCTCATCCATCCTGAAATCGCCAAAATCGTCCAGGGCTTGGTGGATCGGAAAAAATACATTTATCTCTGCACGAACGCCATTCTTTTGGAGCGAAAACTGGATGAGTTCAAACCTTCCAAGTACCTGACGTTTAGCGTCCACATGGATGGCCTCAAGGACGAACACGATTTGGCGGTCTGTCGCGATGGGGTCTATGATGTGGCCGTGAAGGCCATCAAGGCAGCGGTCAAGCGCGGCCATCGGGTCACGACCAATACGACTTTGTTCGACGACGCACATCCTGAACGGATCAGAAAGTTTTTCGACGAAATGATGGGCCTCGGTGTCGAGGGGATGACGATCTCACCCGGGTACAGTTATCAGAAGGCTCCGGATCAACAACATTTCTTGAAGCGGGCACGGACTCAAGAGCTCTTCTCCAAGATTCTTGCTCGCCCCAAGCCGGGTTGGCAGTTCAATCAATCTCCACTGTTTTTGGATTTCCTCATGGGCCGGCGTCAATACCAGTGTACGCCCTGGGGGAATCCCACTTATAACGTCTTCGGATGGCAGAAGCCCTGCTATTTGCTTCAGGAGGGGTATGCCAGAACGTTCCGTGAGCTGATGGAGTTGACGGAATGGGAGAGATACGGAACCGGTCGCAATGAGAAATGTGCCGATTGCATGGTTCATTGCGGGTATGAGGCATCGGCCGTTGAGGACACATTTAGCACCGTTTCCGGGTTTGCACGGACAGCCAAGTTGACCCTCTTGCCTACTTCACGGTGA